Proteins encoded together in one Janthinobacterium tructae window:
- a CDS encoding response regulator — translation MIRVAICDDHQIVRAGFKQIFSSSSDFSVVAEAGTGREALDIARREICDVLLLDIAMPDQSGIDTLRTIRQGQPELPVLILSGYPAQQYALNLFKMGANGYLNKECEADELMTAVRTVFQGRRYVSSTVGELLAQSFDRDTNAALHTELSDREFQVFLRLARGATVSDIGVALSLSIKTVSTYRTRIMEKMGLQSNSDLTYYAMKNNLLD, via the coding sequence ATGATACGCGTTGCCATTTGTGATGATCACCAAATAGTACGAGCTGGATTCAAGCAGATTTTTTCGTCGTCAAGCGATTTCAGTGTGGTGGCGGAAGCCGGTACGGGGCGCGAAGCGCTCGATATCGCCCGCCGCGAAATATGCGATGTATTGCTGCTCGATATAGCCATGCCCGATCAGAGCGGCATCGATACCTTGCGCACGATCCGCCAGGGCCAGCCGGAATTGCCCGTACTCATACTCAGCGGCTATCCCGCGCAGCAATACGCGCTGAACTTGTTCAAGATGGGCGCGAATGGCTATCTGAACAAGGAATGCGAAGCCGATGAGCTGATGACGGCCGTGCGCACCGTGTTCCAGGGGCGCCGCTATGTCAGTTCCACCGTGGGCGAGTTGCTGGCGCAGTCGTTCGACCGCGACACGAATGCGGCCCTGCATACGGAATTGTCGGACCGCGAGTTCCAGGTCTTCCTGCGCCTGGCGCGCGGCGCGACCGTGTCCGATATCGGCGTGGCCTTGTCGCTGAGCATCAAAACGGTGAGTACTTACCGTACGCGCATCATGGAAAAAATGGGCTTGCAATCGAACAGCGACTTGACCTATTACGCAATGAAAAACAATTTGCTTGACTAG
- a CDS encoding MerR family transcriptional regulator: MNERISKTELIALPPIPAKRYFTIGEVSELCGVKPHVLRYWEQEFSQLKPVKRRGNRRYYQHHEVLLIRRIRELLYEQGFTISGARNKLDSRGASHAIVDELPVLPAMPVVPQEAPLDRVWIRNELIAILNLLK, from the coding sequence ATGAACGAGCGCATCAGTAAAACCGAGTTGATCGCCTTGCCGCCCATTCCGGCGAAACGCTATTTCACGATCGGCGAGGTGAGCGAGTTGTGCGGCGTCAAACCGCACGTACTGCGCTACTGGGAGCAGGAGTTTTCCCAGCTCAAGCCGGTCAAACGACGTGGCAACCGCCGTTATTATCAGCACCATGAGGTGCTGCTGATACGCCGTATCCGCGAGTTGCTGTATGAACAGGGTTTTACCATCAGTGGCGCGCGCAACAAGCTCGATAGCCGTGGCGCATCGCATGCCATCGTCGACGAATTGCCTGTGCTGCCGGCCATGCCTGTCGTGCCGCAGGAAGCACCGCTGGACCGCGTGTGGATACGCAATGAATTAATTGCGATTTTAAACTTGCTAAAATAA
- a CDS encoding integration host factor subunit alpha — translation MLVAKVRQEAEKDLPTLTKAELAELLFEQVGLNKREAKDMVETFFDEIRNALERGEAVKLSGFGNFQLRDKPQRPGRNPKTGEEIPITARRVVTFHASQKLKSMVEETSPLARAA, via the coding sequence ATGCTGGTTGCCAAGGTGCGCCAGGAAGCGGAAAAAGATTTACCCACCTTGACCAAGGCGGAACTGGCCGAACTGTTGTTCGAGCAAGTGGGCCTGAACAAGCGCGAAGCGAAGGATATGGTCGAGACCTTTTTCGACGAGATTCGCAATGCGCTCGAGCGTGGCGAGGCTGTCAAGCTGTCCGGTTTCGGCAATTTTCAGTTGCGCGACAAGCCGCAACGGCCGGGCCGCAATCCGAAGACGGGCGAAGAGATTCCCATCACGGCACGCCGTGTCGTGACTTTTCATGCGAGCCAGAAGCTGAAAAGCATGGTCGAAGAGACCAGTCCGCTGGCACGTGCTGCCTGA
- the pheT gene encoding phenylalanine--tRNA ligase subunit beta, whose protein sequence is MQFSENWLRTMVDPKMTSDELAHLLTMSGLEVEDVDPVAPPFSNVVVGLVLEMEKHPNADRLNVCQVDVGTGTMLNIVCGAPNVRPGLKVVCAMAGAVLPPGADGKPFEIKVGQLRGVESQGMLCSARELKLSEENAGLMELPDDAPIGQNFRDYFALNDLKFTIKLTPNKADCLSVLGVAREVSALTGVTLNVPQFRTVPVSSDEILPVKVSAPDLCGRFTGRVIRGLNARAATPDWMKQRLERSGQRPLSALVDISNYVMLELGRPSHVFDLAKIHGSLDVRWGKAGESVKLLNGNTIAVDEWLGVIADEQEIESLAGIMGGDASSVSDDTDSIYLEAAFWWPNAIQGRARRLNFSTDAAHRFERGVDFATTVEHIERITALIVEICGTPATTVGPVDDHVVNLPQRQPVSMRTARAQKVIGVPLNDELIADIFTRLALPFTLADGVFSVTSPSYRFDIEIEEDLIEEVARVYGFENIPTLPPVAANVMQIAPENTRSLFAVRHELADLGFQEVVNMSFVDTAWERDFSGNTNPIKLQNPIASQMSVMRSSLIGSLIANVRYNLNRKTNRVRIFEVGAIYQRDDSVENGPLSVAGYAQPKRVAAMAYGAVADEQWGQPARTVDFFDVKADLEALFAPLVLRFTKAEHPALHPGRSANVELDGKVIGFIGELHPRWMQKYDLPLAPVLFEVDAAALTQRVVPVYQEISKFPGASRDLAVVVKQSVAVQDLLDSFHAAAKASAAARIVQAIVLFDEYRGKGLETDEKSLAFRISLQDTQNTLQDDVVDGLMAVLIDAAKQGHDAKLRS, encoded by the coding sequence ATGCAATTTTCCGAAAACTGGCTCCGTACCATGGTCGATCCGAAGATGACTTCGGACGAACTGGCCCATCTGCTGACCATGTCCGGTCTCGAAGTCGAGGACGTCGATCCCGTCGCCCCGCCATTCTCGAACGTGGTGGTAGGCCTGGTCCTGGAGATGGAAAAACATCCGAATGCGGACCGCCTGAATGTGTGCCAGGTCGATGTCGGCACGGGCACCATGCTCAACATCGTCTGCGGCGCGCCCAACGTGCGCCCGGGCTTGAAAGTCGTCTGCGCCATGGCGGGCGCCGTGCTGCCGCCTGGCGCCGATGGCAAGCCGTTTGAAATCAAGGTGGGCCAGCTGCGCGGCGTCGAGTCGCAAGGCATGCTGTGCTCCGCGCGCGAGTTGAAATTGTCGGAAGAAAACGCCGGCTTGATGGAATTGCCGGACGACGCGCCGATCGGCCAGAATTTCCGCGATTACTTTGCTTTGAACGACTTGAAATTCACCATCAAGTTGACGCCAAACAAGGCGGACTGCCTGTCCGTGCTGGGCGTGGCGCGCGAAGTGTCGGCGCTCACGGGCGTGACCCTGAATGTGCCGCAGTTCCGCACCGTGCCGGTGTCCAGCGACGAAATCCTGCCCGTCAAAGTCAGCGCGCCGGACCTGTGCGGCCGTTTCACGGGCCGCGTCATCCGCGGTTTGAACGCCCGTGCCGCCACGCCGGACTGGATGAAGCAGCGCCTCGAGCGCAGCGGCCAGCGTCCGTTGTCGGCCCTGGTCGACATTTCCAACTATGTCATGCTGGAACTGGGCCGTCCCAGCCACGTGTTTGACCTGGCGAAGATCCACGGCAGCCTCGACGTGCGTTGGGGCAAGGCCGGCGAATCCGTCAAGCTGTTGAATGGCAACACCATCGCCGTCGACGAATGGCTCGGCGTCATTGCCGATGAGCAGGAAATCGAATCGCTGGCCGGCATTATGGGCGGCGATGCCAGCTCGGTTTCGGACGATACGGACAGCATCTATCTGGAAGCGGCATTCTGGTGGCCGAACGCCATTCAAGGCCGCGCGCGCCGGTTGAATTTCTCGACCGATGCGGCGCACCGCTTCGAGCGCGGCGTCGATTTCGCCACCACCGTCGAGCACATCGAGCGCATCACCGCCCTGATCGTGGAAATCTGCGGTACGCCGGCAACGACCGTCGGCCCCGTCGACGACCACGTGGTGAACTTGCCGCAGCGCCAGCCAGTATCGATGCGCACGGCGCGCGCGCAAAAGGTCATCGGCGTGCCGCTCAACGACGAGCTGATCGCCGATATCTTCACGCGTCTGGCCCTGCCATTCACCCTGGCGGACGGCGTGTTTTCCGTGACGTCGCCCAGCTACCGTTTCGACATCGAGATCGAGGAAGACCTGATCGAGGAAGTGGCGCGCGTGTACGGCTTTGAAAACATCCCGACCCTGCCGCCCGTGGCCGCGAACGTGATGCAGATTGCACCAGAAAATACCCGCTCCCTGTTTGCGGTACGTCATGAGCTGGCCGACCTGGGCTTCCAGGAAGTGGTTAACATGAGCTTTGTCGATACGGCATGGGAGCGCGATTTCTCGGGCAACACCAATCCGATCAAATTGCAGAACCCGATCGCCAGCCAGATGAGCGTGATGCGTTCCTCGCTGATCGGCAGCCTGATCGCCAATGTGCGCTATAACCTGAACCGCAAGACGAACCGCGTGCGCATCTTCGAAGTGGGCGCCATCTACCAGCGCGACGACAGCGTGGAGAACGGCCCCTTGTCGGTGGCTGGCTACGCCCAGCCGAAGCGTGTGGCGGCCATGGCCTACGGCGCGGTTGCTGACGAGCAGTGGGGCCAGCCAGCCCGCACGGTCGACTTCTTCGACGTGAAGGCGGACCTGGAAGCGCTGTTCGCGCCGCTGGTCTTGCGTTTCACCAAGGCGGAGCACCCGGCCCTGCATCCGGGCCGTTCGGCCAACGTGGAACTCGATGGCAAGGTCATCGGTTTCATCGGCGAATTGCACCCGCGCTGGATGCAAAAGTACGACTTGCCGCTGGCGCCCGTGCTGTTCGAAGTGGATGCCGCTGCCCTGACGCAACGCGTCGTGCCCGTGTACCAGGAAATCTCGAAATTCCCTGGCGCCAGCCGCGACCTGGCCGTGGTCGTCAAGCAATCAGTGGCGGTGCAGGATCTGCTCGACAGCTTCCACGCCGCCGCCAAGGCAAGCGCTGCAGCGCGTATCGTGCAAGCCATTGTTTTATTTGATGAATATCGTGGAAAAGGGCTGGAAACGGATGAAAAAAGCCTTGCTTTCCGGATTAGCTTGCAAGATACTCAAAACACCCTGCAAGACGATGTCGTCGATGGCTTGATGGCTGTCCTGATCGATGCTGCCAAGCAGGGCCACGACGCAAAACTGCGTTCGTAA
- the pheS gene encoding phenylalanine--tRNA ligase subunit alpha, which produces MNSLEELVVSAQADFIAAADAAALENAKARYLGKTGQITEMMKGLGKLDPDARKAQGALINAVKVQIEDALTARRDALADAQMQGRLNAEAIDVTLPGRGRMPGGIHPVMRTWERVEEIFRSIGFDVADGPEIENDWTNFTALNSPENHPARSMQDTFYIDGNDTDGKPLLLRTHTSPMQVRYARTHTPPIKVIAPGRTYRVDSDATHSPMFHQVEGLWIAEDISFADLKGVYLNFVKAFFETDDLQVRFRPSYFPFTEPSAEIDIAFGSGPLKGRWLEVSGAGQVHPTVVKNFGLDPEKFIGFAFGSGLERLTMLRYGINDLRLFYEGDLRFLKQFN; this is translated from the coding sequence ATGAACTCCCTAGAAGAACTCGTCGTCTCGGCCCAGGCTGACTTTATCGCCGCCGCAGACGCTGCCGCACTTGAAAACGCCAAAGCCCGCTACCTGGGCAAGACTGGCCAGATTACCGAAATGATGAAGGGCCTGGGCAAGCTGGACCCGGACGCGCGCAAGGCGCAGGGCGCCCTGATCAATGCCGTTAAAGTGCAGATCGAGGACGCGCTGACGGCGCGCCGTGATGCACTGGCCGATGCCCAGATGCAAGGCCGTCTGAACGCCGAAGCGATCGACGTGACCCTGCCAGGCCGTGGCCGCATGCCCGGCGGCATCCATCCCGTGATGCGCACGTGGGAGCGGGTCGAGGAAATCTTCCGCTCGATCGGCTTCGACGTGGCCGACGGCCCCGAAATCGAGAACGACTGGACCAACTTCACGGCGCTGAACAGCCCGGAAAACCATCCAGCCCGTTCCATGCAAGACACGTTCTACATCGATGGCAACGACACCGATGGCAAGCCCTTGCTGCTGCGCACGCACACCAGCCCGATGCAGGTGCGCTATGCGCGCACGCATACGCCGCCGATCAAGGTCATCGCGCCGGGCCGCACCTACCGCGTCGACAGCGATGCCACCCATTCGCCGATGTTTCACCAGGTCGAAGGCCTGTGGATTGCCGAAGACATCAGCTTTGCCGACCTGAAGGGCGTGTACCTGAATTTCGTCAAGGCCTTCTTCGAGACGGACGATTTGCAAGTGCGCTTCCGCCCGTCGTACTTCCCGTTTACGGAACCGTCGGCCGAGATCGACATCGCCTTTGGCTCGGGCCCTCTGAAGGGCCGCTGGCTGGAAGTGTCGGGCGCCGGCCAGGTGCATCCGACCGTTGTGAAGAACTTCGGCCTCGATCCCGAGAAATTCATCGGTTTTGCTTTCGGCTCCGGCCTGGAACGCTTGACGATGCTGCGCTATGGCATCAACGACCTGCGTCTGTTTTATGAAGGCGACTTGCGTTTCTTGAAGCAATTCAACTAG
- the rplT gene encoding 50S ribosomal protein L20 — protein sequence MPRVKRGVTARARHKKILVQAKGYRGRRSRVYRVAKQAVMRAGQYAYRDRRNKKRVFRRLWIARINAASREHGVTYSVFMNGLKKANIELDRKVLADMAVMDKPAFAAIVNAVKAKIAA from the coding sequence ATGCCTAGAGTAAAACGTGGGGTTACAGCTCGTGCCCGTCATAAAAAGATTCTTGTACAAGCTAAAGGCTACCGTGGTCGCCGCAGCCGTGTATATCGTGTTGCCAAGCAAGCAGTTATGCGCGCTGGCCAATACGCTTACCGCGATCGCCGCAACAAGAAACGCGTTTTCCGCCGCCTGTGGATCGCCCGTATCAACGCCGCTTCCCGTGAGCATGGCGTAACGTACAGCGTATTCATGAACGGCTTGAAAAAAGCAAATATCGAACTGGACCGTAAAGTCCTGGCCGATATGGCTGTGATGGACAAGCCAGCATTCGCTGCGATTGTCAACGCAGTTAAAGCAAAAATCGCTGCGTAA
- the rpmI gene encoding 50S ribosomal protein L35, giving the protein MPKMKTKSSAKKRFRVRPGGTVKCGHAFKRHILTKKTTKLKRALRGTTNVAASDVKSVYRMMPTA; this is encoded by the coding sequence ATGCCTAAAATGAAGACCAAAAGCTCTGCGAAAAAACGTTTTCGCGTGCGCCCGGGTGGTACTGTTAAATGTGGTCATGCGTTCAAACGCCACATCTTGACCAAGAAAACCACCAAGCTGAAACGCGCTCTGCGCGGTACCACCAATGTCGCTGCGTCTGACGTGAAATCCGTCTACCGCATGATGCCGACTGCTTAA
- the infC gene encoding translation initiation factor IF-3, whose protein sequence is MRLSGVDNEPLGIVSLAEAFRLAEEANVDLVEIAPTAQPPVCRLMDYGKFKYSEQKKAHEAKLKQKIILVKEVKFRPGTDDGDYNIKLRNLIKFLDEGDKTKITLRFRGREMAHQDIGFRMLERLKADLEPYGQVEQFPKMEGRQMIMVLSPKKKK, encoded by the coding sequence ATGCGTTTAAGCGGGGTCGATAACGAGCCACTCGGTATCGTAAGTTTGGCTGAAGCCTTCCGCCTGGCGGAAGAGGCAAACGTCGACCTGGTGGAAATTGCGCCTACCGCGCAGCCACCGGTGTGCCGTTTGATGGACTACGGCAAATTTAAGTATTCGGAGCAGAAGAAAGCTCACGAAGCCAAATTGAAGCAAAAGATCATCCTCGTGAAGGAAGTCAAATTCCGTCCGGGGACTGATGATGGTGACTACAATATCAAGTTGCGTAATCTCATCAAGTTCCTCGATGAAGGTGATAAAACCAAAATCACGCTGCGTTTCCGCGGTCGTGAGATGGCGCATCAGGATATTGGCTTCCGCATGCTGGAACGTCTGAAAGCCGATCTGGAGCCGTATGGCCAGGTCGAGCAGTTCCCGAAGATGGAAGGCCGCCAAATGATCATGGTTCTTTCGCCTAAGAAGAAGAAGTAA
- the thrS gene encoding threonine--tRNA ligase, whose translation MLTIRLPDGSARQFDGPVTVAQVAANIGTGLAKAALAGKVDGKLVDTSYLIEQDAELAIVTDKDADGLEVIRHSTAHLLAYAVKELFPDAQVTIGPVIDNGFYYDFAYKRPFTPEDLVAIEKKMAELAKKDEQVTRKVVARDEAIEYFKGIGEAYKAELIGSIPADQEVSLYSEGKFTDLCRGPHVPSTGKLKVFKLMKLAGAYWRGDSKNEMLQRIYGTAWAKKEDQELYLHNLEEAEKRDHRKLGKQLDFFHFQEEAPGLIFWHPKGWSIWQQVEQYMRNVYQVNGYQEVKAPQILDRGLWEKTGHWDNYRENMFITESENRAYALKPMNCPGHIQIFNNGMRSYRDLPLRYGEFGQCHRNEPSGALHGMMRVRGFTQDDGHIFCLEEQIAGEVTAFHQQAMDVYTAFGFTNIDVKLALRPDNRIGTEESWDFAEESLRSALRACGVEWTELPGEGAFYGPKIEYHLKDSLGRAWQVGTVQIDPSMPGRLGAEYVAVDNTRQVPIMLHRAIVGSLERFIGILIEHYAGAMPLWLSPVQVSVLNISDAQADYVQEVTTKLRKAGLRVQADLRNEKITYKIREHSVQKLPYILVIGDKERDANTVAVRARGNIDLGVMSVDALIERLKHEVDTKA comes from the coding sequence ATGCTTACAATCCGACTTCCCGATGGTTCCGCCCGTCAATTTGACGGCCCGGTCACCGTGGCCCAGGTTGCGGCCAATATTGGTACCGGCCTGGCCAAGGCTGCCCTGGCCGGCAAGGTCGACGGCAAGCTGGTCGATACTTCCTACCTGATCGAGCAAGACGCGGAACTGGCGATTGTCACGGACAAGGATGCCGATGGTCTGGAAGTGATCCGCCACTCGACGGCCCACTTGCTGGCGTATGCCGTCAAGGAATTGTTCCCGGATGCACAAGTGACCATCGGTCCCGTGATCGACAACGGTTTTTACTACGACTTCGCCTACAAGCGCCCGTTTACGCCGGAAGATCTGGTGGCGATTGAAAAGAAAATGGCGGAACTGGCCAAGAAGGATGAGCAAGTCACGCGCAAGGTTGTCGCGCGCGACGAAGCCATCGAGTACTTCAAGGGTATCGGTGAAGCCTACAAGGCAGAGCTGATCGGTTCGATTCCGGCTGACCAGGAAGTGTCGCTGTATTCCGAAGGCAAGTTCACGGACTTGTGCCGCGGCCCCCACGTGCCATCGACGGGCAAGCTGAAAGTCTTCAAGCTGATGAAGCTAGCCGGCGCCTACTGGCGCGGCGACTCGAAAAACGAGATGCTGCAGCGTATCTATGGCACGGCCTGGGCCAAGAAGGAAGATCAGGAACTGTATCTGCACAACCTGGAAGAGGCGGAAAAGCGCGATCACCGCAAGCTGGGCAAGCAGCTCGACTTCTTCCATTTCCAGGAAGAAGCGCCGGGTCTGATCTTCTGGCACCCGAAAGGCTGGTCGATCTGGCAGCAAGTCGAGCAATACATGCGCAATGTGTACCAGGTCAACGGCTACCAGGAAGTCAAGGCGCCGCAAATTCTCGACCGTGGCCTGTGGGAAAAAACCGGTCACTGGGATAATTACCGTGAAAACATGTTCATCACGGAATCGGAAAATCGCGCGTATGCGCTCAAGCCGATGAATTGCCCTGGCCACATCCAGATTTTCAACAATGGCATGCGCAGCTACCGCGACCTGCCATTGCGCTACGGCGAATTCGGCCAATGCCACCGCAACGAGCCGTCGGGCGCCTTGCACGGCATGATGCGCGTGCGCGGCTTCACGCAGGACGACGGCCACATCTTCTGCCTGGAAGAGCAGATCGCCGGCGAAGTGACGGCGTTCCACCAGCAGGCGATGGATGTGTACACGGCCTTCGGCTTCACGAATATCGATGTGAAGCTGGCCTTGCGCCCCGATAACCGCATCGGTACGGAAGAGTCGTGGGATTTTGCCGAAGAATCCCTGCGTTCGGCCTTGCGCGCCTGCGGCGTGGAATGGACGGAATTGCCGGGCGAGGGTGCGTTCTACGGTCCGAAGATCGAGTACCACCTGAAAGACAGTCTGGGCCGCGCATGGCAAGTGGGCACCGTGCAGATCGACCCGTCGATGCCGGGCCGTCTGGGTGCCGAATACGTGGCCGTGGATAACACGCGTCAGGTGCCGATCATGTTGCACCGCGCGATCGTCGGTTCGCTGGAACGTTTCATCGGCATCCTGATCGAACACTATGCGGGTGCCATGCCGTTGTGGTTGTCGCCAGTGCAAGTGTCCGTGTTGAATATTTCCGACGCTCAAGCCGACTATGTACAGGAAGTTACAACAAAACTGCGCAAAGCGGGGCTGCGCGTACAGGCTGATTTGCGTAACGAGAAGATTACCTATAAAATACGTGAACATTCCGTACAAAAATTGCCTTACATCTTAGTAATTGGCGACAAAGAGCGGGATGCAAATACAGTGGCCGTGCGGGCGCGGGGCAATATCGATCTGGGTGTCATGTCCGTCGATGCCCTGATTGAGCGACTCAAACATGAAGTCGACACCAAGGCCTGA
- a CDS encoding acyltransferase family protein, with amino-acid sequence MSSTSHASRLYGLDTLRALAIVLVFMNHYVLFVSEGGAFGFWGEIGWVGVDLFFALSGYLIGNQIFAALRSEHGFSLPRFYARRFLRTLPSFYAVLALYYLWPAFRGESTLLPLWKFLTFTQNINLTPGTAFSHAWSLCVEEQFYVLLPAVALAIAACRRSQLWAWLAVAASLIVGMLLRAYLWNEYVQVPRGGLGYYKYIYYASWCRFDELVAGVALALLKNYHPIAWTRLTSYGNRTLLAGIAGTALMFYVFLTDHYGYWVTVLGYPALAASFALLLIAALSPGSALYQLRVPGAASLALWSYAIYLLHKQLCILLRPLLQDIGYGPDSLPAILVMIILSIATGWLLYALVETPFMRLRARYVPANHA; translated from the coding sequence ATGTCCAGCACTTCCCATGCTTCCCGCCTGTATGGCCTCGATACCTTGCGCGCGCTGGCCATCGTGCTCGTTTTCATGAACCATTATGTGCTGTTCGTCAGCGAGGGTGGGGCGTTTGGTTTCTGGGGGGAAATCGGCTGGGTCGGCGTGGACCTGTTCTTTGCCCTCAGTGGCTATCTGATCGGCAACCAGATTTTTGCGGCCTTGCGCAGCGAACACGGCTTTTCCCTGCCGCGTTTCTATGCGCGGCGCTTCCTGCGCACCTTGCCCAGTTTCTATGCCGTGCTGGCGCTGTACTATCTGTGGCCCGCGTTTCGCGGCGAGAGTACGCTGCTGCCCCTGTGGAAATTCCTGACCTTTACGCAAAACATCAACCTGACGCCGGGCACGGCGTTTTCGCATGCGTGGTCCTTGTGCGTGGAAGAGCAGTTCTATGTGTTGCTGCCGGCCGTGGCGCTGGCGATCGCCGCCTGCCGCCGGTCGCAGCTGTGGGCCTGGCTGGCCGTGGCCGCCAGCTTGATCGTCGGCATGCTGCTGCGCGCGTATTTGTGGAATGAGTATGTGCAAGTGCCGCGCGGCGGGCTCGGCTATTACAAGTACATTTACTATGCCTCGTGGTGCCGCTTCGACGAACTGGTGGCGGGCGTGGCGCTGGCGCTGCTGAAAAATTACCATCCCATCGCCTGGACGCGCCTCACGTCCTACGGCAACCGCACCTTGCTGGCGGGAATCGCTGGCACGGCGCTGATGTTTTACGTGTTTCTCACCGATCACTATGGTTATTGGGTGACCGTGCTCGGCTATCCGGCCCTGGCTGCCAGTTTTGCTTTGCTGCTGATCGCGGCGCTGAGTCCTGGCAGTGCACTCTATCAACTGCGCGTGCCGGGCGCGGCCAGCCTGGCGCTGTGGTCGTATGCGATTTATTTGCTGCACAAGCAGCTGTGCATCCTGTTGCGCCCGCTCTTGCAGGATATCGGTTACGGGCCGGACAGCCTGCCGGCGATCCTCGTGATGATTATTCTCAGCATTGCCACGGGCTGGCTTTTATATGCATTGGTGGAAACGCCGTTCATGCGTTTGCGGGCACGCTATGTTCCCGCCAATCACGCCTGA
- a CDS encoding succinylglutamate desuccinylase/aspartoacylase domain-containing protein — MSSMSSALHFKSINYTGQGSGPRLIVTGAVHGNETCGTKGIHRVMAELDSGALSIVAGSVTFVPITNPLAYAKGVRSGDRNLNRNLFPNDNPQDFEDRIANWLCPLLGQHDVLLDLHSFNADSQPFVMVGPRNNDGPLQPFQHEDKERALARRLGVRRFVDGWLHAYGQGVQRRLGNSDQVGLVLRYGVGTTEYMRSTGGYALTLECGQHADPAAPDVAYRAIMNTLAFLGFIDAPQPEPIADADMEALNMVVVHDKLHADDRFIKTWSSFDKVKQGDQIGVRADGTPVTAEFDAYILFPDVNAQANAEWYYLARVASSF; from the coding sequence ATGTCCAGCATGAGCAGCGCACTCCACTTCAAATCCATCAACTACACGGGCCAGGGCAGCGGCCCGCGCCTGATCGTCACGGGCGCCGTGCACGGCAATGAAACCTGCGGCACCAAGGGCATCCACCGCGTGATGGCTGAACTCGACAGCGGCGCCCTATCCATCGTGGCCGGCAGCGTCACCTTCGTGCCCATCACCAATCCCCTGGCCTACGCCAAGGGCGTGCGCAGCGGCGACCGCAACCTGAACCGCAATCTATTTCCGAACGACAATCCACAGGATTTCGAAGACCGTATCGCCAACTGGCTGTGCCCGCTGCTGGGCCAACACGACGTGCTGCTGGACTTGCACTCGTTTAACGCCGACAGCCAGCCCTTCGTCATGGTGGGGCCACGCAACAACGATGGCCCGCTGCAACCTTTTCAACATGAAGACAAGGAACGCGCGCTGGCGCGCCGCCTGGGCGTGCGCCGCTTCGTCGACGGCTGGCTGCATGCGTATGGCCAGGGCGTGCAGCGCCGCCTGGGCAATAGCGACCAGGTGGGCCTGGTCTTGCGCTATGGCGTGGGCACCACCGAATACATGCGCTCGACGGGTGGCTATGCCCTGACCCTGGAATGCGGCCAGCACGCGGACCCGGCTGCGCCGGACGTGGCCTACCGCGCCATCATGAACACGCTGGCCTTCCTCGGCTTCATCGACGCGCCGCAGCCGGAACCGATCGCCGACGCGGACATGGAAGCGCTGAACATGGTTGTCGTGCACGACAAGCTGCACGCGGATGACCGCTTCATCAAGACCTGGTCCAGCTTTGACAAGGTCAAACAGGGTGATCAAATTGGCGTGCGCGCAGACGGCACGCCCGTGACGGCCGAATTCGACGCCTACATCCTCTTCCCGGACGTCAACGCGCAAGCCAATGCCGAGTGGTATTACCTGGCGCGGGTGGCCAGCAGCTTCTGA
- a CDS encoding SMR family transporter has product MTYFYLAIAIIAEVIATSALKASDGFSRLWPSIVTVIGYSIAFWCLSLTLKVIPTGIVYAIWSGVGIVLISAVGWFWFKQSLDTPALIGLGLIIAGVLVINLFSKSVGH; this is encoded by the coding sequence ATGACGTATTTCTACCTGGCCATCGCCATCATCGCCGAAGTCATCGCCACCAGCGCCTTGAAGGCGTCCGACGGCTTCAGCCGCTTGTGGCCCAGTATCGTCACCGTGATTGGCTACAGCATCGCTTTCTGGTGTTTGTCCCTGACCTTGAAGGTCATTCCTACCGGCATCGTGTATGCGATCTGGTCGGGCGTGGGCATCGTGCTCATTTCCGCCGTGGGCTGGTTCTGGTTCAAGCAAAGCCTCGATACGCCGGCCTTGATCGGCCTGGGGCTGATCATTGCCGGCGTGCTGGTGATCAATTTGTTTTCGAAGTCCGTCGGGCATTGA